TGGCTTTTTCGGCTTCACCAGCAATTACAGCAATAATGGTTGACGTATCAACTACTATTCTCATTGGTCACAGATTGACTTTCACCCTAAATCTTAACCAATTTCAAGACGGGCTTACATACATAGGTAGTCGATCTAATCCGCCTCTCAACTCAAACCCAAAATATTACAATATTGTCCGCTTTGATGATTGGCTATGCAGCGATCGCCGTTTTGGGAGAAGCCATCGGGTTTCTACAGGAATATGGAATTGCCAAGCAGAGTTGGAAGAAACCCGATTTCTAGCAGACTCGGTGGAAATTTCACTCTTTTTGACCTAACTTTAGCCAGCTAAAAACGTCCTGTGCTGTCAGTTGTAAGTCTATATCGGATAACACGTGCAGGCTATCATGCCCTCGACACACTTGGATTTCTTGTTGAGGGGTTAAAATCAGGATCGAATAATCATTCGGGTCAACTAACCACCCCAATTGGCTGCCATGATGGAGACAATGGAGAATATTATCAATGACTCGATTGGTACTTTGATCGGGGGAAAGGATTTCAATACACCAATCTGGTGCTTGGGTGAAGTTATCTTCCGGTTCACCCTCGTTATTAAGCTGAATTTTATCCCAGGATAGGACAACAATATCGGGAACAATGGAACGACTGGCAAATGTACAGCGCAGTTCTGGTAGAGTGAGATAGCGATCGCTTGCCTGGTCTATTGCAGCTAACAGTCGCTTCTGTAAAATAGCATGGCGAAATTTAGGCATGGGTTTCTGAAGGGCATTCCCCGCAACGTATTCCCAAGGGGGCGAGTGTTCGAGGTTGGGGAGTTCGAGAAATTTTTCTAGGCTTAAGTTTTCGGTGACGACATCAGTCATTGCAATTAAAAAGTAACAATTGGTTCTGGCTGCTCGTTTCCTTTCAGTCCAGCCAAGGTTGATGGACTGAAGGGCGATATACGGGGCGTTTGGGTTGGCGAGAAGTAACGGGAGTAGAGCGAGTCATCTGTTGCACGGTTCGATCTTGAATTTTGGGTTGATGGGGTTCTCCTTGCCAAACCTTCAGGGTTTTATCCGCACTTGCGCTGACAATAAATTGACCATTGGCACTCCAAGCAACGCTATTGACGGAATTTTGATGACCATCTAGGGTAGTTAATAAGGTAGCTGTTTGTACTTGCCAAATTTTTAGGGTGCGATCGTCGCTACCACTGACTAAAAATTGACCATCGGGACTAAAAGCAAGCGATCGCACATAATCCTGATGTCCCTCAAATATCTGTACCGTTTTCCCCGTCTCAAAATCCCACAGTTTCACCAAGTTATCCCAACCTCCACTGGCAAGAATATTTCCATCAGGACTAAAGGCTAAGGCGTTGACAATCTTTAAGCGGGAAGCCAAATCTCCAAGAGTTGCAAACTCGACTTCCCGCCCAACATGCCACAGTTTAATACTATTATCATCACTGCCACTGGCAATAATTTGCCCATTGGGGCTAAAACTCACCGCTCGCACGGAGGCTAAATGTCCACTGAGAGTATAGATTACTTCTCCGTAGCGGGAATCGGTGGGGTCAAGCTGCCAAACCTTTACGGTGCGGTCCTTACTGGCACTTGCCAAGAGCGTTCCTTGAGGATTCCAGGCGATCGCATTAATTGCATCTCCATAACTTCTCTGATCCCCTGCATGACTCTCTCCCAACTGCGGCCCCCATTCCCCTTGTTGTAAATCCCACACATAGATGGCGCGATCGTCTCCCCCACTGGCTAAAAACCGACCATTGGGACTGAACGCCACTGCATTCACGTATAAAGCATGACGGCGAAGGGTTCCCTCATGCTCTCCCGTCACCCCATCCCAGAAGCGGACAGTTTGGTCTTCTGAGCCACTGGCAATCACCCTAGAATTCGGATGTATCGCCACCGCCCCCACCCATTGCGTATGACCACTGAGAGTATGGACGCACTGCCAGCGATCCGATGAAGGAAGGGAAGGGGACTGAGACGCTAAGGGTGAAACCACTGGTTTTATCGTTGCTGTGGGCTGATTAACCCGACGATCCAGACTCGGTAAACCTTGCAAATCCTTGAGAACCTCTTGGGCAGAATGATAGCGATGATTAATGGCATCGGCGATGAGGCGATCGATAATTTGTGCTAGGGGTTCACTAATCGGATTATCGCCCAAATTCTGCCGCCAAATCCAAGTATCTTCATGAATATCAAATAGCTCAAACGGTGACTTTCCAGTCAGCATATGCAGACAAGTCACCCCTAAACTATACAAATCGCTGGAAAAAACGGCCCGTCCCCGTCCTTGTTCTGGCGCTAAATATTCCGGCGTGCCAATCGTTGTTCCTGTTTTCAACAAAGCGGTTGATGTGGCATATTTCGCCGCACCAAAATCCACTAAAACCAATTGTCCATTTTCACGCAAAAGAATATTTTCTGGTTTAATATCTCGATGAATGATATGGTGATGATGGATAAAGTCTAAAACCGGCAGAAGATTATAGAGTAAATCGCGGATTTGGTTCTCATTAAATCGTCCCGTTTGTTCTAGAACTTGGCTTAAGTTTTGTCCATCAATGAATTCTTGTACCAGATATTGGCGAGAATCTTGGGTAAAGTGGGCATAGAGAGCCGGAATTTGAGCATGTTGTCCCAGATCGTCTAGTCGTACTGCCTCTTGTTCAAACAATTGGGTTGCCTTTTGCACATTGTTGGTTCCCTGGGCTTGGGGAAAAAACTGCTTGATGACACAATAGGGTTGGGAAGGCTTATCGAGATCGATCCCCAAAAATGTGCGCCCAAATCCCCCTTGACCAATACATTTGAGCGCTTTATACCGGTCTTTGAGCAACAGGGCACTTCGACAGCTTTGACAAAATGTATTGCTGTCAGAATTTTTAGGTTGCTTGCAGTCCGGGTTGAGGCAATATCTCATAACATAGGTTGGGCGGGGCATATCGATCTATCTTATAGTGCTTTCCGCTTCGCGGACATGAAACGCGCTGGTAATGGGTAATGGGTGAGTTGAAAGTATGTATGATGTAGTAATTAAAGGGGGGCGTTTTCCAGACGGCGATCGCCTGGATCTGGCGATTTCCGGCAGTCACATTGCCGCTATTGCCCCAGAAATCAATGCTCCCAGTCAACAGGAATTATGGGTAAAGGATAAGTTAATCAGTCCTCCGTTTGTGGAGTCCCATATTCATCTCGATTCTGCTCTGACTGCGGGAGATCCCCGCTGGAATGAGAGCGGAACCCTGTTTGAAGGGATTGCCATTTGGGGCGATCGCAAGCAATCCTTAAGTTACGCAGAAGTTCAAGAAAGAGCATTAAAAGCGCTCAAGCAGCAAGCCGCACAAGGAGTCCTTTGGGTACGCACCCATGCCGATGTGAGCGAACCGAACTTGATTGCCTTAAAAGCCTTATTGGACTTGCGAGAGCAGGTAAAAGACTGGCTAACGCTGCAAGTCGTCGCCTTTCCCCAAGATGGCATTTATGGACAACCCCAAAACGAACAGCTTTTAGAAACTGCACTGCAATTGGGTGCAGATGCGGTTGGGGGAATTCCTCATTATGAATTTACCCGTGAAGATGGGGTAAAATCCGTTCATCGCATCTTTGAACTGGCGCAACAGTACCATAAACTAATTGATATTCACTGCGATGAAATTGATGACGATCAAGCCCGATTTTTAGAAGTGGTGGCTGCCTGTGCGATTCGTAGTGGACTCGGTTCCCAAGTAACGGCGAGTCATACGACGGCTTTCGGCTCCTATAATAATGCCTATGCCTTTAAGCTGATGGGGTTACTGAAACGGGCGAAGATTAACTTTATTGCCAATCCTTTAATTAACATTACCCTGCAAGGACGCACCGATACTTATCCCAAACGGCGCGGTGTTACCCGTGTCAAAGAGTTATGGCAAAATGGCTTAAATGTATCCCTCGGTCATGATTGTATCCAAGACCCTTGGTATAGTTTGGGAACGGGCAATATGTTAGAAGTTGCTCATATGGCGGTTCATGTCTGTCAGATGACGGGGATACCAGAAATTAATGCTTGCTACGATATGGTGACTACAGGGGGGGCAAAAACTTTAAATGGATCTGATGGGTATGGCTTAGAAGTGGGTAAGCCGGCGAATATCATTATTCTGGATGCTGATAGTCCCTATGATGCCATTCGCCGACGGGCAACGGTGGAGGTTGTCATTGCTCAAGGTAAAATTCGGGTACGAACAGATGCGCCCCAGGTCCATTGGCAGACTTAAATCGTTTAGAGATATAGTACTTTGGGCTGTTATGGAGTAGACTATTGATTCCCCAAAGCCATGTACCACAATCCTATTCCCCATTCCCTATTCCCTAGCACAAAGTGCTATAGCTGAGAAAGGGAGAGTTAGGACATTTTCTATTGCCTCTTGCCTCAAACCATAACCTCACTGTCCTAATCAACTCTTTCACTGCTATATGTTAACCAGTCTTCAAAATCCTTGGGTGAAGCAATTACGAAAGTTGCATCAAGCCAAGGGGCGTAAAATCGCCCAATTATGTTTACTAGAAGGAACCCATTTGGTAGAAGCCGCTTGTCAGGTGAATGCGGCTTTAGACAGTGCAGCCTATACTCCCGAATGGTTGCAAAAAAATGCCCAGTTGGGGGCGCAATTGCAAGAGTGCTGTCAACGGGTGGAGCAGGTGAGTACTGAGGTGTTAAAGGCGATCGCCACTACGGTCAATCCTGATGGTGTAATTGCTACTCTCCGCAGAGATGCGCCCAACCCCCTATCCCCGCGACTCCATCGACTAGGACTGATCCTAGAAACGCTTCAAGATCCCGGAAATTTAGGCACAATCCTTCGCACCAGTGCCGCCGTCGGTTTAGACGCGATCGCTCTCAGCCAAGATAGTGTCGATTTAGACCATCCTAAAGTCCTACGAGCTTCTGCGGGCGCATGGTTTCAGGTTCCCATGGCAAGGCAACCGAGTTTACCCGACTTTATCGCCCAATGCCGTCAACAGGAGATGCAAATTATCGCTACGACTGCTAATGCTCCCCAATCTTACTGGGATATTAACTGGACACAACCGACTTGGGTGTTATTGGGCAATGAAGGAGCAGGATTATCGCCAGAATTGCTCGACTTAGCCGATCGCCAGGTGAGCATTCCTATTGCTGAGGGAGTAGAATCTCTGAATGTGGCGATCGCCGCTGCTCTTATTCTCTACGAAAGCCAAAGACAATGGACGGAGGGGAGATAGGGGGATGGGGGAATGGGGGGACGCTCCCTTCGACTCCGCTCAGGGAGCTATTACCTATTACCCATTCCCAGCGGAAAGCTCCATATTTTGATAAAGTCAAGAATAAATCATTACGGGAAAAGGCGTTAAGGGAGGCTTAGGGATTTTGGCAAATCACTGGTGGGAAATTCAAATACTCTGCGATCCAGCTTTAGAAGATTTGATTTTCTGGCGTTTAGATCGATTTGGCTGTCAAGGAACCAGCAGCGAAAATAAAGCTAACGCTCGGTTAGTGCAAGCCTATTTACCCCAAGAAAAAGCCCAATTGCTCGATTTAGCGGCTTTATCCATTGGTTTTCGCCAAGATGCCCTTACCGTTTCCCTACCCGTTCCTGGCGTTCACTGGCACTTAATTGAGGACGAAGATTGGTCAATTACCTGGAAGAAGCATTGGGAACCGGAATCTATTGGCGATCGCTTCATTATTTGTCCCGCTTGGTTATCTCCTCCCGAAGCCCCAGATAGACACATCTTATACTTAGATCCAGGGATTGCCTTTGGTACAGGAGGTCATGCGACTACCCAACTTTGCTTAGAATCGTTAGAAAT
The window above is part of the Roseofilum reptotaenium CS-1145 genome. Proteins encoded here:
- a CDS encoding Uma2 family endonuclease, whose amino-acid sequence is MTDVVTENLSLEKFLELPNLEHSPPWEYVAGNALQKPMPKFRHAILQKRLLAAIDQASDRYLTLPELRCTFASRSIVPDIVVLSWDKIQLNNEGEPEDNFTQAPDWCIEILSPDQSTNRVIDNILHCLHHGSQLGWLVDPNDYSILILTPQQEIQVCRGHDSLHVLSDIDLQLTAQDVFSWLKLGQKE
- a CDS encoding serine/threonine-protein kinase; this encodes MPRPTYVMRYCLNPDCKQPKNSDSNTFCQSCRSALLLKDRYKALKCIGQGGFGRTFLGIDLDKPSQPYCVIKQFFPQAQGTNNVQKATQLFEQEAVRLDDLGQHAQIPALYAHFTQDSRQYLVQEFIDGQNLSQVLEQTGRFNENQIRDLLYNLLPVLDFIHHHHIIHRDIKPENILLRENGQLVLVDFGAAKYATSTALLKTGTTIGTPEYLAPEQGRGRAVFSSDLYSLGVTCLHMLTGKSPFELFDIHEDTWIWRQNLGDNPISEPLAQIIDRLIADAINHRYHSAQEVLKDLQGLPSLDRRVNQPTATIKPVVSPLASQSPSLPSSDRWQCVHTLSGHTQWVGAVAIHPNSRVIASGSEDQTVRFWDGVTGEHEGTLRRHALYVNAVAFSPNGRFLASGGDDRAIYVWDLQQGEWGPQLGESHAGDQRSYGDAINAIAWNPQGTLLASASKDRTVKVWQLDPTDSRYGEVIYTLSGHLASVRAVSFSPNGQIIASGSDDNSIKLWHVGREVEFATLGDLASRLKIVNALAFSPDGNILASGGWDNLVKLWDFETGKTVQIFEGHQDYVRSLAFSPDGQFLVSGSDDRTLKIWQVQTATLLTTLDGHQNSVNSVAWSANGQFIVSASADKTLKVWQGEPHQPKIQDRTVQQMTRSTPVTSRQPKRPVYRPSVHQPWLD
- the codA gene encoding cytosine deaminase, yielding MYDVVIKGGRFPDGDRLDLAISGSHIAAIAPEINAPSQQELWVKDKLISPPFVESHIHLDSALTAGDPRWNESGTLFEGIAIWGDRKQSLSYAEVQERALKALKQQAAQGVLWVRTHADVSEPNLIALKALLDLREQVKDWLTLQVVAFPQDGIYGQPQNEQLLETALQLGADAVGGIPHYEFTREDGVKSVHRIFELAQQYHKLIDIHCDEIDDDQARFLEVVAACAIRSGLGSQVTASHTTAFGSYNNAYAFKLMGLLKRAKINFIANPLINITLQGRTDTYPKRRGVTRVKELWQNGLNVSLGHDCIQDPWYSLGTGNMLEVAHMAVHVCQMTGIPEINACYDMVTTGGAKTLNGSDGYGLEVGKPANIIILDADSPYDAIRRRATVEVVIAQGKIRVRTDAPQVHWQT
- a CDS encoding TrmH family RNA methyltransferase, producing the protein MLTSLQNPWVKQLRKLHQAKGRKIAQLCLLEGTHLVEAACQVNAALDSAAYTPEWLQKNAQLGAQLQECCQRVEQVSTEVLKAIATTVNPDGVIATLRRDAPNPLSPRLHRLGLILETLQDPGNLGTILRTSAAVGLDAIALSQDSVDLDHPKVLRASAGAWFQVPMARQPSLPDFIAQCRQQEMQIIATTANAPQSYWDINWTQPTWVLLGNEGAGLSPELLDLADRQVSIPIAEGVESLNVAIAAALILYESQRQWTEGR